In Aptenodytes patagonicus chromosome 12, bAptPat1.pri.cur, whole genome shotgun sequence, a genomic segment contains:
- the LOC143165995 gene encoding leukotriene C4 synthase-like yields MRNQIDLLATVTVLGVLEQAYFALQVIYARRKYKISPPETTGHPEFERIFRAQANCSEYFPIFVSLLWVAGIFFHQGVATVCGLLYLYTRFKYFQGYAVAAQGRLGPLYASTRLLWLLVGLAVAGLLAHFLLPHSSAWMAALAQPLQLLGAW; encoded by the exons ATGAGAAACCAGATAGACCTGCTGGCCACTGTCACGGTTTTGGGAGTCCTGGAGCAAG ccTATTTTGCACTGCAGGTGATCTATGCCCGGCGGAAGTACAAGATCTCCCCTCCCGAGACAACAGGTCACCCTGAATTTGAGCGGATCTTCAGAGCTCA GGCGAATTGCTCAGAGTACTTCCCGATCTTCGTCTCACTCCTCTGGGTTGCTGGAATCTTCTTCCATCAAG GTGTGGCCACGGTGTGCGGGCTGCTGTACCTCTACACCCGCTTCAAGTACTTCCAGGGATACGCTGTGGCTGCGCAGGGACG GTTGGGGCCGCTATACGCCAGCACCcggctgctctggctgctggtggggctggcagTGGCTGGGCTCCTGGCACACTTCCTGCTGCCCCACTCCTCTGCATGGATGGCGGCACTGGCGCAGCCCCTCCAGCTGCTCGGTGCCTggtga